The sequence below is a genomic window from Planktothrix sp. FACHB-1365.
TAAATTCCTCGACATTAGCCCCAATATGACTATTAATAATACTAGCCATATTGGATGCCTTGTTCCCTGAGCCTTCCGGTAATCCTTGACTTTTTTCAGTTTTTCTATTAAAGTTGTTAGCATCTTTATTTTAGAAAAAATAAGCGACCGCTCTTGATTTTATCAGGTAGCGATCGCTCTTTCTTTACTCTTTTCCCCCCGACTTTGAAACAGCCCTGCTTTACGAAGAGGCGCTTGCCAGCTATTGCAAATCGTTAGAAATAGCACCAGAATATTTTCTAGTCTGGGCGTTAAAAGGTTCGTTACTGGATAGGTTAGGTCGCCATGAAGAAGCAATTATCAGTTATGATAAAGCTTTAGAATTTAACCCTGATTTTGATTTAACTTGGCATTATCGAGGCAATGTGTTGCTGAAGTTAAATCGTTATGAAGAGGCAGTTACAAGCTATGATCAAGCATTAAAATTGAGTCCCGATCTTCCTGATGCTTGGAATGATCGAGGTGATGCTCTAAAAAATTTAGGTCGTTTTGAAGAAGCAATCACCAGCTATGATAAAGCGATTGAACTAAAACCAGATGAACCTGATTATTGGAATAATAAAGGTAATACCTTGAATAACTTACGTCGCTATGAAGAAGCTATCGTCTGTTACGACAAAGTAATTGAAATTAATCCTAACGCTTATTGGGGATGGTACAATCGAGGTAATTCACTGCGAAATTTAAGCCGTTATGAAGAGTCTATCCCTTACTTGAACAGAGCTATTGAACTCAAATCGGATCTACCATCTTATTGGAATGTACGGGGATTATCTTTACAGGGATTAGGACGTTATCAAGAAGCAATTGCTGACTACGATCAGGCTATTAGTTTAGATTCTACATACCGTTGGGCTTGGTGTAATCGAGGAAATTCTTTACGGTTCCTAAATCGATATGAAGAATCAATTATCAGTTATGATAAAGCAATTGAATTCAAACCCGATGAACCTGACTATTGGTGTAAAAGAGGCATTTCCTTAAGCTGTTTAGGACACTATCAAGATGCAATTGATAGTTGCACTAAAGCTATTGAAATTAAAATAGATTATGCTATTGCTTGGTATAATAAAGCTTGCTATTATGCCTTACAAGAAAATATTGAACAAGCAATTGATGATTTGAAACAAGCGATGGATTTCAATCCTAAGTATCGAGAAATGGCAAAAACCGACTCTGATTTTAATAATATTCGAGAGCATATTCTTTTTCAAGGGTTAATTTATTAATATTAAAACTTACCCCTCTTTCATCACTTTGAGGAAAAAGCCTGTTTTTCCGTAAGCTGAAAGGCGCAAATTCGTTTAAATTTCCCTTAGTGATAAAAGAGAGTTACACTTATAAAGCTTATTTAATTTAAACAAGCTAGCACTTTATTCTCTTGTTTTGGAGTTTGTATTTGCTGAAAAATTTTAATTGCTTGTTGCCAATGACTTTCAGCTGTCTTGAGTTCTCCCAGATCACGATAAGTTAGCCCCAAATAGTAATGACTTTCGGCTAACTCGTACTTAGCTCCGATCTTGGTAAAAAATTCAATTGCCAGTTGTTGATAGTGAATTGATGTCTCAAAATTTCCAGTTTCACGGTAGACATCGC
It includes:
- a CDS encoding tetratricopeptide repeat protein, with product MLYEEALASYCKSLEIAPEYFLVWALKGSLLDRLGRHEEAIISYDKALEFNPDFDLTWHYRGNVLLKLNRYEEAVTSYDQALKLSPDLPDAWNDRGDALKNLGRFEEAITSYDKAIELKPDEPDYWNNKGNTLNNLRRYEEAIVCYDKVIEINPNAYWGWYNRGNSLRNLSRYEESIPYLNRAIELKSDLPSYWNVRGLSLQGLGRYQEAIADYDQAISLDSTYRWAWCNRGNSLRFLNRYEESIISYDKAIEFKPDEPDYWCKRGISLSCLGHYQDAIDSCTKAIEIKIDYAIAWYNKACYYALQENIEQAIDDLKQAMDFNPKYREMAKTDSDFNNIREHILFQGLIY